The Populus nigra chromosome 19, ddPopNigr1.1, whole genome shotgun sequence genome includes a window with the following:
- the LOC133679344 gene encoding pentatricopeptide repeat-containing protein At5g62370-like isoform X2: MIKRRPFYRSLYFKPKKRPITSTCAVPLDPQPISNDHTSLCQSLVHDLLRRGLLSSAQQVIQRFIASSPTVPDALSAIEFASASGVDLGLGISCELLRKLVDLGEPLSAHEFYRDHVIARGWLVEAELVFEEMEVQGFFVDKVMYTSLMNAHGKNKKMKMAMRVYFRMLKKGCDPDICTYNTLIHGFLKMGLFDKAWALWSLMSDSGIQPNEVTYNLMICYYCKQGKLDCAKMLLNSMVLCNLAPCVHCYTPIIAALYKQNRCLEVYELCERMLGSGIVPDHVLFFVLMRNEPKGLELQLCLLMLQAIAKNGCGLDHSSLSISDKINSSAGLEQEIELILREIARIDLNLCNVAGSIYVSALCEDGKTETALACFKNVASAGCIPLLFTFNSLIKRLFQDGLFEDVKSLMDIMQNEGIVPNLETYLIMVNEYCKQEDLASAFGILDQMKEMGPKPSVAIYDCIIACLSQQRRISEAETLFHRMRRDGLDPDEVAYMTMINAYARDGRGDKALNLFEKMIENAIQPSSYSYTSLISGLVKRK; the protein is encoded by the exons atgataaaaaggaGGCCTTTCTATCGTTCTCTCTacttcaaacccaaaaaaagacCAATTACTTCAACTTGTGCTGTCCCTTTAGACCCACAACCAATCTCAAACGACCACACTTCCCTTTGCCAATCCTTAGTCCATGACCTTCTTCGCCGCGGTCTTTTATCCTCTGCCCAGCAAGTTATTCAGAGATTCATAGCCAGCTCTCCTACGGTCCCTGATGCACTTTCCGCCATTGAATTTGCCTCCGCGAGTGGCGTGGACCTTGGCCTTGGAATTTCTTGTGAGCTCCTTAGGAAATTGGTTGACTTGGGTGAGCCTCTATCGGCGCATGAGTTTTATCGTGATCATGTGATTGCTAGAG GGTGGTTGGTGGAGGCGGAGTTGGTTTTTGAAGAGATGGAGGTGCAAGGTTTCTTTGTGGACAAGGTGATGTATACTTCACTAATGAATGCTCATGGTAAGAataagaagatgaagatggCAATGAGGGTTTATTTCAGGATGCTAAAGAAGGGCTGTGACCCAGATATTTGTACTTATAACACTTTAATTCATGGGTTTTTAAAGATGGGCTTGTTTGATAAAGCATGGGCATTGTGGAGCCTGATGAGTGACTCGGGGATTCAGCCTAATGAGGTCACTTataatttaatgatttgttATTATTGCAAGCAAGGGAAGTTAGATTGTGCTAAGATGCTTTTGAATAGCATGGTTCTCTGCAATTTGGCTCCCTGTGTGCATTGTTATACACCTATAATTGCTGCTCTTTATAAGCAGAATAGGTGTTTGGAAGTTTATGAATTGTGTGAAAGAATGCTGGGAAGTGGAATCGTTCCGgaccatgttttgttttttgtactcATGAGGAATGAACCCAAGGGGCTTGAGCTTCAACTCTGTTTGTTGATGTTGCAGGCAATTGCCAAGAACGGATGTGGGTTGGACCATTCTTCACTCTCAATTTCTGATAAGATAAATTCCAGTGCAGGTTTGGAGCAAGAAATTGAGCTAATTCTGAGAGAAATCGCAAGAATTGACTTGAATCTATGTAATGTGGCTGGCAGCATCTATGTTAGTGCCTTGTGTGAGGACGGAAAGACAGAAACTGCGTTGGCCTGCTTTAAAAATGTGGCCAGTGCTGGATGCATTCCTTTGCTTTTCACTTTCAACTCTTTGATCAAACGTCTATTCCAGGACGGGCTGTTTGAGGATGTCAAGTCTTTGATGGACATTATGCAAAATGAGGGCATAGTTCCAAACTTGGAGACTTATCTGATTATGGTAAATGAATACTGTAAACAAGAGGATCTAGCATCGGCTTTTGGTATTTTGGACCAGATGAAGGAAATGGGACCAAAACCTAGTGTTGCTATCTATGACTGCATCATTGCTTGTCTAAGCCAACAGAGGAGAATCTCTGAAGCCGAAACTCTTTTCCACAGGATGCGTAGGGATGGTTTGGATCCTGATGAAGTTGCCTATATGACAATGATCAATGCATATGCTAGGGATGGAAGAGGTGATAAAGCCCTCAATTTGTTTGAGAAGATGATAGAGAATGCTATCCAGCCTAGTT
- the LOC133679344 gene encoding pentatricopeptide repeat-containing protein At5g62370-like isoform X1, which produces MIKRRPFYRSLYFKPKKRPITSTCAVPLDPQPISNDHTSLCQSLVHDLLRRGLLSSAQQVIQRFIASSPTVPDALSAIEFASASGVDLGLGISCELLRKLVDLGEPLSAHEFYRDHVIARGIEPDSNIVNSMIICLAKLGKLDDAVRIFDRLIGSDDCVLSNAACTMILEGFYEQDRFLEAFDYLVRISDANVKWGMWVYTVLINGLCHQRYVGEAIQVFDIMCKRTGSPPTLHMFKTLFFGLCKAGWLVEAELVFEEMEVQGFFVDKVMYTSLMNAHGKNKKMKMAMRVYFRMLKKGCDPDICTYNTLIHGFLKMGLFDKAWALWSLMSDSGIQPNEVTYNLMICYYCKQGKLDCAKMLLNSMVLCNLAPCVHCYTPIIAALYKQNRCLEVYELCERMLGSGIVPDHVLFFVLMRNEPKGLELQLCLLMLQAIAKNGCGLDHSSLSISDKINSSAGLEQEIELILREIARIDLNLCNVAGSIYVSALCEDGKTETALACFKNVASAGCIPLLFTFNSLIKRLFQDGLFEDVKSLMDIMQNEGIVPNLETYLIMVNEYCKQEDLASAFGILDQMKEMGPKPSVAIYDCIIACLSQQRRISEAETLFHRMRRDGLDPDEVAYMTMINAYARDGRGDKALNLFEKMIENAIQPSSYSYTSLISGLVKRK; this is translated from the coding sequence atgataaaaaggaGGCCTTTCTATCGTTCTCTCTacttcaaacccaaaaaaagacCAATTACTTCAACTTGTGCTGTCCCTTTAGACCCACAACCAATCTCAAACGACCACACTTCCCTTTGCCAATCCTTAGTCCATGACCTTCTTCGCCGCGGTCTTTTATCCTCTGCCCAGCAAGTTATTCAGAGATTCATAGCCAGCTCTCCTACGGTCCCTGATGCACTTTCCGCCATTGAATTTGCCTCCGCGAGTGGCGTGGACCTTGGCCTTGGAATTTCTTGTGAGCTCCTTAGGAAATTGGTTGACTTGGGTGAGCCTCTATCGGCGCATGAGTTTTATCGTGATCATGTGATTGCTAGAGGTATTGAACCGGACTCGAATATTGTCAATTCTATGATTATTTGTTTGGCTAAGTTAGGGAAATTAGATGATGCTGTAAGGATTTTTGATAGACTTATTGGTAGTGATGATTGTGTGCTTAGTAATGCTGCCTGTACCATGATTCTTGAAGGGTTTTACGAGCAAGATAGGTTTTTGGAAGCATTTGATTATTTAGTTAGGATCAGTGATGCTAATGTGAAATGGGGTATGTGGGTTTATACTGTTTTGATTAATGGTTTGTGTCATCAACGGTATGTGGGTGAAGCGATACAAGTGTTTGATATAATGTGCAAAAGAACCGGGTCGCCGCCTACTCTGCATATGTTTAAGACATTGTTTTTTGGGCTTTGCAAGGCAGGGTGGTTGGTGGAGGCGGAGTTGGTTTTTGAAGAGATGGAGGTGCAAGGTTTCTTTGTGGACAAGGTGATGTATACTTCACTAATGAATGCTCATGGTAAGAataagaagatgaagatggCAATGAGGGTTTATTTCAGGATGCTAAAGAAGGGCTGTGACCCAGATATTTGTACTTATAACACTTTAATTCATGGGTTTTTAAAGATGGGCTTGTTTGATAAAGCATGGGCATTGTGGAGCCTGATGAGTGACTCGGGGATTCAGCCTAATGAGGTCACTTataatttaatgatttgttATTATTGCAAGCAAGGGAAGTTAGATTGTGCTAAGATGCTTTTGAATAGCATGGTTCTCTGCAATTTGGCTCCCTGTGTGCATTGTTATACACCTATAATTGCTGCTCTTTATAAGCAGAATAGGTGTTTGGAAGTTTATGAATTGTGTGAAAGAATGCTGGGAAGTGGAATCGTTCCGgaccatgttttgttttttgtactcATGAGGAATGAACCCAAGGGGCTTGAGCTTCAACTCTGTTTGTTGATGTTGCAGGCAATTGCCAAGAACGGATGTGGGTTGGACCATTCTTCACTCTCAATTTCTGATAAGATAAATTCCAGTGCAGGTTTGGAGCAAGAAATTGAGCTAATTCTGAGAGAAATCGCAAGAATTGACTTGAATCTATGTAATGTGGCTGGCAGCATCTATGTTAGTGCCTTGTGTGAGGACGGAAAGACAGAAACTGCGTTGGCCTGCTTTAAAAATGTGGCCAGTGCTGGATGCATTCCTTTGCTTTTCACTTTCAACTCTTTGATCAAACGTCTATTCCAGGACGGGCTGTTTGAGGATGTCAAGTCTTTGATGGACATTATGCAAAATGAGGGCATAGTTCCAAACTTGGAGACTTATCTGATTATGGTAAATGAATACTGTAAACAAGAGGATCTAGCATCGGCTTTTGGTATTTTGGACCAGATGAAGGAAATGGGACCAAAACCTAGTGTTGCTATCTATGACTGCATCATTGCTTGTCTAAGCCAACAGAGGAGAATCTCTGAAGCCGAAACTCTTTTCCACAGGATGCGTAGGGATGGTTTGGATCCTGATGAAGTTGCCTATATGACAATGATCAATGCATATGCTAGGGATGGAAGAGGTGATAAAGCCCTCAATTTGTTTGAGAAGATGATAGAGAATGCTATCCAGCCTAGTT